The following proteins are co-located in the Halarcobacter sp. genome:
- a CDS encoding LysE family translocator, producing the protein MDLVNITLLLVFIPTFFFVSITPGMCMTLALSMGMSIGLKKTFYMMYGELIGVGLVATSSVIGVATIMLKYPTIFLFLKYGGGAYLAYLGIQMWMSKGKMALKLDNSCEFNISKKSLAMQGFITAIANPKGWAFFIALLPPFIDDSLPMISQLPILILMILSLEFLCLIIYASGGSTLRKILQDSSNVRLINKIAGTLMIGIGVWLASS; encoded by the coding sequence TTGGATTTAGTAAATATAACATTACTTTTAGTTTTTATTCCCACTTTCTTTTTTGTATCAATAACTCCAGGAATGTGTATGACTCTTGCTCTTAGTATGGGTATGAGTATAGGATTAAAAAAAACTTTTTATATGATGTATGGTGAGTTGATAGGAGTAGGGTTAGTTGCAACCTCTTCTGTTATTGGAGTTGCTACAATTATGCTTAAATACCCAACAATTTTTCTTTTTTTAAAATATGGTGGTGGAGCATATTTAGCCTATCTTGGTATCCAAATGTGGATGTCAAAAGGTAAAATGGCTTTAAAACTAGATAACAGTTGTGAGTTTAATATTTCAAAAAAGAGTCTAGCTATGCAAGGTTTTATTACAGCAATTGCTAATCCAAAAGGTTGGGCATTTTTTATTGCACTTTTACCACCTTTTATAGATGATTCTTTGCCTATGATTTCCCAATTGCCAATATTGATTTTAATGATTTTATCTTTAGAGTTTTTATGTTTGATTATTTATGCTTCAGGTGGTAGTACACTTAGAAAAATCTTACAAGATAGTTCAAATGTAAGATTGATAAATAAAATTGCTGGAACTTTAATGATAGGTATTGGAGTTTGGTTAGCTTCTAGTTAA
- a CDS encoding amino acid ABC transporter ATP-binding protein, with amino-acid sequence MIEMNQVNKWYGDFHVLKDVNLKVKKGERVVICGPSGSGKSTTIRCINRLEPFQEGEIYVKGLQLTEDVKRIREVRKHVGMVFQHFNLFPHLSILENLVLAPTWVSKKPRKEAIETAMHYLERVKIAEQAHKYPNQLSGGQQQRVAIARCLCSNPDIMLFDEPTAALDPEMIGEVLDVMTELAEDGITMVCVTHEMGFAKKVADRVIFMDAGQIVEENTPIEFFENPQSDRLKLFLEQILDH; translated from the coding sequence ATGATTGAAATGAATCAAGTTAACAAATGGTATGGGGACTTTCATGTACTAAAAGATGTTAACTTAAAAGTTAAAAAAGGTGAAAGAGTTGTAATTTGTGGACCTTCTGGTTCTGGTAAATCTACTACTATTAGATGTATAAATAGACTTGAACCTTTTCAAGAAGGTGAGATTTATGTAAAAGGATTACAACTTACTGAAGATGTTAAAAGGATTAGAGAAGTTAGAAAACATGTGGGGATGGTTTTTCAACACTTTAATCTTTTTCCCCATCTTTCAATCTTAGAAAACCTAGTACTAGCACCAACTTGGGTATCAAAAAAACCTAGAAAAGAAGCAATTGAAACTGCAATGCACTATTTAGAAAGAGTTAAAATTGCTGAACAAGCCCATAAATATCCAAATCAACTCTCAGGTGGACAACAACAAAGAGTTGCAATTGCTAGATGTTTATGTAGTAATCCAGATATTATGTTATTTGATGAACCTACAGCTGCCCTTGACCCAGAGATGATTGGGGAGGTTTTGGATGTAATGACAGAGTTAGCAGAAGATGGAATCACTATGGTTTGTGTAACTCATGAAATGGGATTTGCAAAAAAAGTTGCTGATAGAGTTATCTTTATGGATGCAGGTCAAATTGTAGAAGAGAATACCCCTATTGAATTCTTTGAAAATCCACAATCGGATAGATTAAAACTATTCTTAGAACAAATATTAGATCACTAA
- a CDS encoding amino acid ABC transporter permease: MAIYEKKEARPAPSGAKGFEKWLKENLFSDVTSTILTLISLYILYMILPPLFNWLIFDATWSGTKEEITGDGARWIFIYEKFNQFIYGFYPHAEQWRPNLILAIFVISILIFKKVPTKVKFAIIALFPIVSFFLIYGGFGLNVVPTTKWGGLLLTIVVASVGIVASFPIGILFALGRQSRMPIIRSLSIMYIEFIRGVPLITLLFMSSVILPLFFPEGVDFDKLLRALIGITLFQSAYIAEVVRGGLQAIPKGQYEAADSMALSYWQSMGLIILPQALKISIPNIVGAFISLFKDTTLVLIIGLFDLLAMVTLTTTDANWLGFETEGYVFITFIYWIICFSMSKYAKSIENKFNTNHR; encoded by the coding sequence ATGGCAATTTATGAAAAAAAAGAAGCTAGACCTGCTCCTTCAGGTGCAAAAGGGTTTGAAAAATGGTTAAAAGAAAATTTATTTTCTGATGTCACAAGTACAATTCTTACTTTAATATCACTTTATATACTTTATATGATATTACCTCCACTATTTAACTGGTTAATCTTTGATGCAACTTGGAGTGGTACAAAAGAGGAGATAACGGGTGATGGTGCAAGATGGATATTTATTTATGAAAAATTCAATCAATTTATTTATGGTTTTTATCCCCATGCAGAACAATGGAGACCAAATTTAATACTTGCAATTTTTGTTATAAGTATTCTAATATTTAAGAAAGTGCCCACAAAAGTTAAATTTGCAATTATTGCCCTATTTCCAATTGTTTCATTTTTCTTAATTTATGGTGGATTTGGTCTAAATGTTGTACCAACTACAAAATGGGGTGGACTTTTACTTACAATTGTTGTTGCCTCAGTTGGTATTGTTGCATCTTTTCCAATAGGTATTTTATTTGCATTAGGAAGACAATCTAGAATGCCTATTATTAGGTCACTTTCTATTATGTATATTGAGTTTATTAGAGGTGTTCCTTTAATTACTTTATTATTTATGTCATCAGTAATTTTGCCTCTGTTTTTTCCAGAAGGGGTCGATTTTGATAAACTTTTAAGGGCTTTAATAGGTATTACACTTTTTCAATCAGCCTATATTGCTGAAGTTGTAAGGGGTGGTTTACAAGCAATACCTAAAGGTCAATATGAGGCAGCAGATTCAATGGCTTTATCATATTGGCAATCAATGGGGTTAATTATTTTACCTCAGGCGTTAAAAATCTCAATTCCAAATATTGTAGGTGCTTTTATTTCCTTATTTAAAGATACAACACTTGTATTGATTATTGGATTATTTGACCTACTTGCTATGGTTACTTTAACAACAACCGATGCAAACTGGCTTGGATTTGAAACGGAGGGTTATGTTTTTATAACCTTTATTTACTGGATAATTTGTTTTAGCATGTCTAAATATGCGAAATCAATTGAAAATAAATTTAATACAAACCATAGATAA
- a CDS encoding amino acid ABC transporter permease: protein MTKNRKKPQANVAFYNNPENRAIIYQILALAGIFLFTYFVLNNMFINIEKRGINTGFDFLGSEAGFGIIQSLIEYDESDSHGKVFIIGLLNTILVSGISIFFATIIGLLVGIGRLSKNWMISKLSMVYVETFRNIPILLQILFWYNVVLASLPSPRQSFSYLDTIFLNNRGLYIPSPVLESGFIAVFIAFILAIVAVIFLAKWSKKKHDETGEEFPIITTSLAILILAPTIVFFVSGMPATLDYPALKGFNFKGGWSMIPELLALSFALSIYTATYIAEAVRAGIEAVPNGQKEAAHALGLKDHIILKKVVLPQALRVIIPPVINQYLNLTKNSSLATAIGYPELVTIFAGTSLNQVGQAIEIILMTMAVYLTLSIAISLLMNYINSKMQIKER, encoded by the coding sequence ATGACAAAAAATAGAAAAAAGCCACAAGCCAATGTAGCTTTTTACAATAACCCTGAAAACAGGGCAATAATATATCAAATATTGGCATTAGCTGGTATATTTTTATTTACATATTTTGTTTTAAATAATATGTTTATAAACATCGAAAAACGTGGGATTAATACAGGATTTGACTTTTTAGGAAGTGAAGCTGGATTTGGTATTATTCAATCATTAATTGAATATGATGAATCAGATTCACATGGAAAAGTTTTTATAATTGGACTTCTTAATACTATTTTAGTATCTGGTATTAGTATCTTTTTTGCCACTATAATTGGATTATTAGTTGGTATTGGAAGACTATCAAAGAACTGGATGATTTCAAAATTATCTATGGTATATGTTGAAACTTTTAGAAATATTCCTATATTACTACAAATACTTTTTTGGTACAATGTTGTATTGGCCTCACTCCCAAGCCCTAGACAATCTTTTTCATATTTAGACACTATATTCCTAAATAACAGAGGACTTTATATACCTAGTCCTGTTTTAGAAAGTGGATTTATTGCAGTATTTATTGCTTTTATACTTGCCATTGTTGCTGTAATATTTTTAGCAAAATGGTCAAAGAAAAAGCATGATGAAACAGGTGAAGAGTTTCCAATAATTACAACTTCACTAGCTATTTTAATTTTAGCTCCAACAATTGTATTTTTTGTTAGTGGCATGCCAGCAACATTAGACTATCCCGCTTTAAAAGGTTTTAACTTTAAAGGTGGTTGGTCAATGATTCCTGAACTTCTTGCCCTTTCATTTGCTTTAAGTATTTATACTGCTACTTATATTGCTGAAGCTGTAAGAGCTGGTATTGAAGCTGTTCCTAATGGTCAAAAAGAAGCCGCACACGCGTTAGGTTTAAAAGACCATATAATATTAAAAAAAGTTGTGCTTCCCCAAGCATTAAGAGTTATTATTCCACCTGTTATTAATCAATATTTGAATTTAACAAAAAACTCATCATTAGCCACTGCAATTGGATACCCAGAACTTGTAACAATTTTTGCTGGGACTTCATTAAATCAGGTTGGACAAGCTATAGAGATTATTTTGATGACAATGGCTGTATATTTAACCCTAAGTATTGCCATTTCACTACTAATGAACTACATTAATTCTAAAATGCAGATAAAGGAGAGATAA
- a CDS encoding amino acid ABC transporter substrate-binding protein, protein MKLLKTASLSLAALAMAATVSMADTLESTKKNGVLSCGLNTGLPGFASPDSKGVWKGLDVDLCRAVAAAVLGDASKVKYAHLNAKERFTALSSGEVDVLARNTTWTATRDTSLGLNFTGVNYYDGQGFLVKKDLGVTSAKELDGATFCIQAGTTTELNLTDYFKANKMDYKPITYDTSAQSIEGFQAGRCDALTSDASQLYGLRTTLKDPDSAIVLPEIISKEPLGPVVRQGDDVWFNIVKWTHIAMLNAEELGVNSTNVDEMLKSKNPSIKRLLGVSGDIGKNLGLDPKWAYNIIKQVGNYGEIFDRNVGKDSPLKINRGLNSLWKDGGLQYGAPIR, encoded by the coding sequence ATGAAATTACTAAAAACTGCCTCTTTAAGTCTTGCTGCACTAGCAATGGCTGCTACGGTATCAATGGCTGATACTTTAGAATCTACAAAGAAAAACGGTGTTCTAAGTTGTGGTCTTAATACTGGTCTTCCAGGATTTGCTTCACCAGATTCAAAAGGTGTGTGGAAAGGGTTAGATGTTGATTTATGTAGAGCTGTTGCAGCCGCTGTATTAGGCGATGCTTCAAAAGTTAAATATGCTCACTTAAATGCTAAAGAGAGATTTACTGCTTTATCAAGTGGTGAAGTTGATGTTTTAGCTAGAAATACTACTTGGACAGCAACAAGAGATACATCTTTAGGATTAAACTTTACTGGTGTAAACTATTATGATGGTCAAGGTTTTTTAGTAAAAAAAGATTTAGGAGTAACTTCTGCTAAAGAGTTAGATGGAGCAACTTTTTGTATCCAAGCTGGTACAACGACTGAACTAAATTTAACTGATTACTTTAAAGCAAATAAAATGGATTATAAGCCAATTACTTATGATACATCAGCACAATCAATCGAAGGTTTCCAAGCTGGTAGATGTGATGCTTTAACTTCTGATGCTTCTCAATTATATGGATTAAGAACAACTTTAAAAGATCCTGATTCTGCAATTGTTTTACCTGAAATTATTTCAAAAGAGCCTTTAGGGCCAGTTGTAAGACAAGGTGATGATGTTTGGTTTAATATTGTTAAATGGACTCATATTGCAATGTTAAATGCTGAAGAGTTAGGTGTAAATTCTACAAATGTAGATGAGATGTTAAAATCTAAAAACCCATCAATCAAAAGACTTTTAGGTGTTTCTGGTGATATTGGTAAAAACTTAGGTTTAGATCCAAAATGGGCATACAATATTATCAAACAAGTAGGTAACTACGGAGAAATTTTTGATAGAAATGTAGGTAAAGATTCTCCTCTTAAAATTAATAGAGGGTTAAATTCACTATGGAAAGATGGTGGTCTTCAATATGGAGCACCAATTAGATAA
- the cobA gene encoding uroporphyrinogen-III C-methyltransferase: protein MESKVYLTGAGPGDIELLTVKALKVIQNADVIIYDKLANPEILKEAKKDANTIFVGKEKGFHKVPQDEINEIIYQCALKYKTVVRLKGGDPFVFGRGGEEALYLKERNIKFEIIPGVTSAISVPAYAGIPVTNRGITPSFRVVTGHRKSSDNIADINWKSFIEDETIIFLMGLHNISLIVTKLLEVGKSKDYPCAIISNGTTNKQKVIIGTLEDIVDKSKDAVSPSIIIIGEVVKLREQLKWFE, encoded by the coding sequence ATGGAATCAAAAGTTTATTTGACAGGTGCTGGACCTGGAGATATCGAACTTCTAACAGTAAAAGCATTGAAGGTTATACAAAATGCTGATGTAATAATTTATGATAAATTAGCTAATCCTGAAATTTTAAAAGAAGCAAAAAAAGATGCGAATACTATTTTTGTAGGAAAAGAGAAAGGTTTTCATAAAGTTCCCCAAGATGAAATAAATGAAATAATATATCAATGTGCATTAAAATATAAAACTGTCGTAAGATTAAAAGGTGGTGATCCCTTTGTATTTGGTAGAGGGGGAGAAGAAGCCTTATATTTAAAAGAAAGAAATATCAAATTTGAAATTATTCCTGGTGTAACCTCAGCTATTTCTGTTCCTGCTTATGCTGGAATACCTGTAACAAATAGAGGAATTACTCCATCTTTTAGAGTTGTTACTGGACATAGAAAAAGTAGTGACAATATAGCAGATATAAATTGGAAATCATTTATAGAAGATGAAACCATAATTTTTTTAATGGGTTTACACAATATTAGTTTGATAGTTACAAAACTTCTAGAAGTTGGGAAATCTAAAGATTATCCATGTGCTATAATCTCAAATGGTACAACAAATAAACAAAAGGTTATTATAGGAACTCTTGAAGATATTGTAGATAAATCTAAAGATGCTGTTTCTCCATCAATTATAATAATAGGAGAAGTTGTAAAATTAAGAGAACAATTAAAATGGTTTGAATAA
- the moaA gene encoding GTP 3',8-cyclase MoaA, with the protein MLIDGHGRKVDYLRVSVTERCNFRCQYCMPEKPFSWVPREELLSYEELFEFIKVSIDEGVKKVRITGGEPLLREGLDNFIKMISTYKNDIDLALTTNGFLLPKTAQKLADAGLKRINVSLDSLKPDVAAKVAQKDVLKTVLKGIQAADDAGLKIKINCVPMKGINDNELVEIIDFCKEKGYQVRFIEYMENDHASEYAKGLNSLEIQELIKKSYNFEKLEREGSSPSQEYKLEDGYVFGIIEPHKDDFCATCNRIRLTASGVLIPCLYYEDAQSIKEAIKEKDIPKAVAILKDVLANKPEKNRWTEDSEVSARAFYETGG; encoded by the coding sequence ATGTTGATTGATGGGCATGGAAGAAAAGTAGATTATCTAAGAGTATCTGTAACAGAAAGATGTAATTTTAGATGTCAATATTGTATGCCTGAAAAACCTTTTTCTTGGGTACCAAGAGAAGAACTGTTATCTTATGAAGAGTTATTTGAATTTATAAAAGTTTCAATTGATGAGGGTGTAAAGAAAGTTAGAATTACTGGAGGTGAACCCTTATTAAGAGAAGGGCTTGATAATTTTATAAAAATGATTTCAACTTATAAAAATGATATTGATTTAGCTTTAACAACTAATGGGTTTCTTTTGCCAAAAACTGCCCAAAAACTTGCTGATGCTGGGTTGAAAAGAATAAATGTATCTTTAGATTCATTAAAACCTGATGTAGCTGCTAAAGTAGCACAAAAAGATGTTTTAAAAACAGTATTAAAAGGTATTCAAGCAGCAGATGATGCAGGACTTAAAATAAAAATTAATTGTGTACCAATGAAAGGTATAAATGATAATGAACTTGTTGAGATAATAGATTTCTGTAAAGAAAAAGGGTATCAAGTTAGATTTATCGAATATATGGAAAATGACCATGCAAGTGAATATGCAAAAGGGCTTAATTCTTTAGAGATTCAAGAGCTTATAAAAAAAAGTTATAACTTTGAAAAATTAGAAAGGGAAGGTTCTTCTCCCTCTCAAGAATATAAATTAGAAGATGGATATGTATTTGGTATTATTGAACCTCATAAGGATGATTTCTGTGCTACTTGCAATAGAATAAGACTTACTGCAAGCGGAGTTTTAATACCATGTTTATATTATGAAGATGCTCAAAGTATAAAAGAAGCAATAAAAGAAAAAGATATACCAAAAGCTGTTGCAATTTTAAAAGATGTTTTAGCAAATAAACCAGAAAAAAATAGATGGACAGAAGATTCTGAGGTTTCAGCTAGAGCTTTTTATGAGACTGGGGGTTGA
- a CDS encoding ATP-binding cassette domain-containing protein, which yields MDEKIIDFENIYVSYNVKPVLENINLQIKLGEHWAILGQNGSGKSTLIKLISNDLYPNTKYKFKKELFGQKIWSIFELKKNLGIITNDLHNYFSEHGNYLSAYEVILSGYYSSIGIFKHQDFTEEQYKRALEVLEFLEILDIKDKKVQHMSTGQLRRCVIGRALVHKPKAFILDEPTVGLDIKAQDSFLKIIRKLSKYSSIILVTHHFEEVFPEIDNIALIYNKTIYKQGKKEDILNSQNISKIFDSKIELACENNRYYVKNIN from the coding sequence ATGGATGAAAAAATTATTGATTTTGAAAATATTTATGTAAGTTATAATGTTAAACCAGTATTAGAAAATATCAATCTACAAATCAAACTTGGTGAGCATTGGGCTATTCTAGGTCAAAATGGAAGTGGTAAATCTACCCTTATTAAACTTATCTCAAATGACTTATACCCAAATACAAAATATAAATTCAAAAAAGAACTTTTTGGACAAAAAATATGGAGTATTTTTGAATTAAAGAAGAACTTAGGAATTATCACAAATGATTTACACAACTACTTTAGTGAACATGGCAATTATCTAAGTGCTTATGAGGTTATATTAAGTGGATATTATAGTTCAATCGGTATTTTTAAACACCAAGATTTTACAGAAGAACAATACAAAAGAGCATTAGAGGTTTTAGAGTTTTTAGAAATTTTGGATATAAAAGATAAAAAAGTTCAACATATGAGTACAGGACAATTAAGAAGATGTGTAATAGGTCGAGCACTTGTTCATAAACCAAAAGCTTTTATTTTAGATGAACCAACTGTAGGACTAGATATAAAAGCTCAAGACAGTTTTTTAAAAATTATAAGAAAACTTTCTAAGTATTCCTCTATTATCCTTGTTACTCACCATTTTGAAGAAGTATTTCCAGAGATTGATAATATTGCATTAATTTATAATAAAACAATATACAAACAAGGTAAAAAAGAAGATATTTTAAATTCTCAAAATATTTCAAAAATATTTGATTCTAAAATTGAACTTGCTTGTGAAAATAATAGATATTATGTAAAGAATATAAATTGA
- the rpsO gene encoding 30S ribosomal protein S15 produces MALDQEVKASIIAKYRRDEKDTGSAEVQIAVLTEQIKVLTEHLKTNKKDHSSRLGLLKMVGKRKRLLAYLRKTDYAKFTSLVADLGIRAK; encoded by the coding sequence ATGGCTTTAGATCAGGAAGTAAAAGCAAGTATTATTGCAAAATACAGAAGAGATGAAAAAGATACAGGTTCTGCAGAAGTTCAAATTGCAGTATTAACAGAACAAATAAAAGTTTTAACTGAGCACTTAAAAACTAACAAAAAAGATCACTCATCAAGATTAGGTCTTTTAAAAATGGTTGGTAAAAGAAAAAGACTTTTAGCATACTTAAGAAAAACTGATTATGCTAAATTTACTTCATTAGTTGCAGATTTAGGAATTAGAGCTAAATAA
- a CDS encoding Rrf2 family transcriptional regulator, whose protein sequence is MLLTKKSEYALLSLISIAKSDAPKNVDVLSRELNIPKSFLAKIMQNLAKNDIVLSHRGVNGGFVLKKPYDEITILEITTVAEEKIPSVFECSPSISSCPSDLANACSLWPVLNNLQNRINVFLEELTLKDIAL, encoded by the coding sequence ATGTTACTTACAAAAAAAAGTGAATATGCTTTATTATCATTAATATCAATTGCAAAAAGTGATGCACCTAAAAATGTTGATGTACTATCGCGTGAATTAAATATTCCTAAATCTTTTCTTGCAAAAATTATGCAGAATTTAGCTAAGAATGATATTGTATTATCGCATAGGGGTGTTAATGGCGGATTTGTACTTAAAAAACCTTATGATGAGATTACAATATTAGAAATAACTACAGTAGCAGAAGAGAAGATACCTTCAGTTTTTGAATGTTCTCCATCTATTTCTTCATGTCCCTCAGATTTGGCAAATGCTTGTAGTTTATGGCCAGTATTAAACAATCTACAAAATAGAATAAATGTCTTCTTAGAGGAATTAACTCTAAAGGATATTGCTTTATGA
- a CDS encoding phosphoesterase, with translation MILFHLSHTDLDGYSCQLITKEYFKKGFYYNANYGIEVKLNIKKMLQDIEAFKDEEILFLITDLNLTIQESKDLNKSITKLNENGFKIKLQLLDHHATGQKSADDYEWYYLDTSRCAAKITYAYMNETFNGFDEETKKWLAPLVFCINAIDIWVDIDTDGFEFGKVLLSMVSRVREINNILFPDLNRDFRLYLLKESAKFLNQENAHIKLDNEVHFMKKEFLKQDEQDDTIDNLSAKYLVKSLESLKEKLTVTYKGHKGLLTYTLGSISIPANAFLVANEDYDFFIDISRKGNTSFRADGKVNVSLIAQKLADGGGHPNASGCRFDDFKETIDYDVVKSFMQAKLDSLA, from the coding sequence ATGATTCTTTTTCATTTGTCTCATACAGACTTAGATGGATATAGTTGTCAACTTATAACAAAAGAGTATTTTAAAAAGGGATTTTATTACAATGCTAATTATGGTATTGAGGTTAAATTAAATATAAAAAAAATGCTTCAAGATATTGAAGCTTTTAAAGATGAAGAGATTCTTTTTTTAATTACTGACTTAAATCTAACTATACAAGAATCAAAAGATTTAAATAAATCTATAACTAAACTAAATGAAAATGGCTTTAAAATAAAACTTCAGCTTTTAGATCATCATGCAACAGGACAAAAAAGTGCTGATGACTATGAATGGTATTATTTAGATACATCAAGATGTGCTGCAAAGATTACTTATGCTTATATGAATGAAACATTTAATGGTTTTGATGAAGAAACAAAAAAATGGCTTGCCCCTTTAGTTTTTTGTATAAATGCAATTGATATTTGGGTTGATATAGATACTGATGGTTTTGAATTTGGTAAAGTATTACTATCAATGGTTAGTAGAGTAAGAGAGATAAATAATATTTTATTTCCTGATTTAAATAGAGATTTCAGATTATATCTATTAAAAGAATCTGCAAAATTTTTAAATCAAGAAAATGCACATATAAAACTTGACAATGAAGTTCATTTTATGAAAAAAGAGTTTTTAAAACAAGATGAACAAGATGATACAATTGATAATTTAAGTGCTAAATATCTTGTAAAATCTTTAGAGAGTTTAAAAGAAAAATTAACTGTAACCTACAAAGGACATAAAGGTCTTTTAACTTATACATTAGGTTCTATATCTATCCCTGCAAATGCTTTTTTAGTAGCAAATGAAGATTATGATTTCTTTATTGATATTAGTAGAAAAGGTAATACTTCGTTTAGAGCAGATGGAAAAGTAAATGTTTCATTAATAGCTCAGAAATTAGCAGATGGGGGAGGTCACCCCAATGCTTCAGGTTGTAGGTTTGATGATTTTAAAGAAACAATTGATTATGATGTTGTAAAATCATTTATGCAAGCGAAACTTGATTCGCTAGCATAA
- a CDS encoding carbonic anhydrase: MTIEDLKIGNQLFRDTKFKEYKNDFETLVEKGQTPEILFIGCSDSRVVPDLIISSKPGDMFIIRNAGNFVPPYKDDNDYHGTTATIEFAVSVLNVKHIIVCGHSNCGACKSLYMDLENNNSLIHMKKWLQLGMKAKEEVLRKFDFFEDEDRIYRATEKISVIHQLENLLTFPEIKKRIKEGTLNIHGWHYKIEDGTIEYYNNMKKRFENLC; this comes from the coding sequence ATGACAATAGAAGATTTAAAAATTGGAAATCAACTATTTAGAGATACAAAGTTTAAAGAGTATAAAAATGACTTTGAAACATTAGTTGAAAAAGGTCAAACCCCAGAAATTCTTTTTATCGGTTGTAGTGATAGTAGAGTTGTACCAGATTTAATAATATCTTCAAAGCCAGGGGATATGTTTATTATAAGAAATGCAGGTAACTTTGTCCCACCATATAAAGATGACAATGACTATCATGGAACTACTGCAACTATAGAATTTGCTGTTTCTGTTTTAAATGTAAAACATATTATTGTATGTGGTCACTCTAACTGTGGTGCTTGTAAATCATTATATATGGATTTAGAAAATAACAACTCTTTAATTCATATGAAAAAATGGTTGCAATTAGGTATGAAAGCAAAAGAAGAGGTTTTAAGAAAATTTGATTTTTTTGAAGATGAAGATAGAATCTACAGAGCAACAGAAAAAATATCAGTAATCCACCAACTAGAAAATCTTTTAACTTTTCCAGAAATTAAAAAAAGAATTAAAGAGGGAACTCTAAATATTCATGGTTGGCATTACAAAATAGAAGATGGTACTATTGAATATTATAATAATATGAAAAAAAGATTTGAGAACTTATGCTAG